From Shewanella acanthi:
GCCAGTGCGCTGCTTTTCATCACGCACCATTTGGCAGGTCATCATGCCTGCAGCTTCGGCCGCCTTGAGTTCTTCCATTACATCCGACACGAACAATACTTGCCTTGGGCTGAGGCTGATAGTGTTGAGAATGTTTGCGTAGGCCTGTTTATCGAGCTTGTTACCTGTACGGGTGTCAAAGTGGCCGCTGAACATCTCGGTCAGATCGCCGCCATCGCTGTGGCTGAACAATAATTTTTGCGCTTCGACTGAACCAGAAGAAAAACTGTAGATACGCAGTTTTTGGGCGCTAAAACGTTTAACCGCTTCAATAAAATCGGGGAATATATGGCCTTTAAATTCGCCGTGACCATAGCCTTGTTTCCAAATTAAGCCCTGCAATGTCTTGAGTGGCGTCGCCTTGCGGTCTTCCTCCACCCAGTGCTGCAGAATTTCGGTCACTCGGGCGATATCGGCTTCGGGTTCGAGGGCGATATCACGGGTATCACAAATACAGTTCTCTACTAACACATTGTGTTGGTTCTGTTCTAAGAAGGCGGGTAACGCTTTGACAGAATAAGGGAATAGTACATCTTGGATAAAGTTTAGGTCTGTCGTCGTTCCAGCAGTGTCTACGACTATGGCTCTGATACCCATAATGTTCTGATACTCCACAATATGTTGGCGAAAAAATGCAATCCCGATCCTAAGCGTTATTGTTCAAATTGGCTAGTTTATTTCGCCCGTATTGGGATGGAGTTGCCTCATCAGTTGGCGATTTTTATCTTGAATGACAAATTGTCCTCTTACAAAAGGTGCTTATGCTAGCCCGTTAGCTCGCTAAAGTTGAGCGAGATGTAGCAGTTAAAGCATTCCCATAAGACTATGGTCTTAATAGCTAAGCGTAATTTGGGCTGTTATTGTGATGAGCCAAAATTTAGGCTTCTTTCCACAATCAAAACAATCATCGCGCTCGCTTAAATGACTTGGGGCGATGGGGGGCAATATATGAAATATCTACCTGCACTCGGCCTTGGCATCCTGTTGGCGCTCAGTAGTTTTAGCTGTTTTGCGCTGGTGGCGCAGGCGGGTTATATGGCCGAGCTTTTGCAAAATATCTCCCAAATGAATCACAACAGCAGCCTTTATCTCTTCCTCGGTATTCACGATGCTGTGCTGTTGATAATGCTTTCTGCGGTAACGCTATTTTGCTATCGACTGGTATTCAGTCGTCATCCCTTTGATTTGATGGCGGCCGCACTAATGCAGATGCCGCTGGGTATGGTGGTACTTTGGACCGATGGCGTGAGTTTAAATGTGTTTAGTTATTATGGGCTAGCGCGTACCTTAACGACCTTAGCGGCGACCTTTGGGGTGCTGATGATTTACGGTTTAATACAGCGCCGTAGTCGCACTATTGTCATAGCAAATTAGTGCCATTGCGAAATTAGTGTCGTAGCGAAAAAGTGCGATAGCAATGAGAACGACACAGTAGATTGGGCTTGCTAGCTGAGCCGACAAATAAAATGGCTCATAGGGCATTGCACCCTATGAGCCATTATCAATTTAAGCGAATAACTTAACTCGGTTATTGCTGACCTTTTTCTAATATATCTCCAATTAAGTTAGACATATCGAAGCTGGTGCCACCTTGAACCGGTGGGTAATCCATCAGCGATTTAACATGGCCATTGATGATCTCAGTGGCTGGTGCCATTAACCATGACATTTTCTGCATTAAGTGACCTTGAGAGTCGATGGTATCGTAGCTTTCAAAAGGGTCGGCTCGCAGGTTGTAGATTTTAGGCGCTGTCAGCGGCACTAAATTGGCGTAGTAATCTTCTTTGGTTGAGAAGTGGAACTTCCATGGCCCCATACGAATAGCGGTGAGTTTGCCTTCGTAGTAGTAGAGGATGGATCTGCGATGTGACTCAGCAGTCTGACCTGTCCAGTAATCGAGGTTGTTGATACCATCGATATACTGTTTTTTCTCCTTGAGCATTTTCTCGTTTACATTGGGTTCACCAGCTGCTGCTGCCAATGTGGTGAATAGATCCTGATGCCCTTGAATGCCGTTCAGCACTTTACCCGCGGGGATATGGCCGGGCCAACGTGCCATCATAGGCACCCTTACGCCGCCCTCATAGGTTGACATTTTTTCACCACGGAATGGCGTAGTCGCACCATGGGGCCAAGAGTTGTGTTCAGGGCCATTGTCTGTGCTGTAAATGACGATGGTGTTGTCGTCTAACCCCATATCTTTGAGCTTATCCAGTACCACACCGATATCATGGTCGTGCTGCAACATACCGCTACCGTGGAGATCGTATTCACTGGTGTACTTCTCGGCGGCATAACGCCACTTATCATTTAGACGAGTGTAGAGATGCATACGACTGGTGTTCAACCACACGAAGAAGGGTTTGCCATCTTTCTTGGATTTTTCGATAAATTTTAGTGCGGTGGGGATCATTTCGGTACCGTCGAAGTCCTTCATCCGTTCCTGAGTGAGCGGCCCCGTATCAGTACATTTTTGTTTGCCGACGACGCCAAAACGTGGATCGACGGTTTTGTCGTCCTTATCGGTGGCGTAGCAGTGTAGTACTCCGCGGGTACCGAATTTTTTCTCGTAGGCTTCGGCAGAACCCGAATAGGCCTTGGCGAAGTTTTGATAATCGCGCTGCTCGGATTCTTCTTGGGTGTTGAGGTGGTAGAGGTTACCGAAGAACTCGTCAAAACCGTGGGCTGTCGGCAGGGCGAAGTTATGGTCGCCTAAGTGGTTTTTACCGAATTGCCCTGTGGCATAACCCTTGGCTTTTAGCACTTCGGCCAATGAAGGTGAGGCGGCTTTTAAGCCTAAATCACCACCAGGCATGGCCACGGTTGTCATCCCTGAGCGGATTGGATATTGGCCAGTAATAAAGGCCGCGCGACCCGCTGTGGAGCTGGGCTGAGCGTAGTGGTCGGTGAATTTGATCCCTTCGTTTGCGATACGGTCGATATTAGGTGTGGTGTAACCCATAGTGCCCATGCCGTAGGCACTGACGTTTTGCCAACCGATATCGTCACCAAAAATGACTAATATATTGGGTTGTTTTTGATCGGCTGCATGTACCGTAGGCACTAATGCCAACGCACCAAGTAATGCCGTCGAAAGTTTTGTCCGTTTAAGCATCTCTAACCTCCATTTCCCGGATGACAAGCTGACGCTCGCATCGTTTTTTAAGCTCTAAAATTGAGCTAATAATTTGCTCTGATTAGAACTTAGCAGAAGTTCGCGGAAGTGCCATTGAGTGTAAATAGGTTAAGATGTTGTTTTTTTTAAAATTGTTGGAGGATGGATTGCTGTTTGACGGGGAGTGAGTCGTTTAGTTGTTGATTTAATGAGCCCAAATTGCAAGTGTGAGTCTTCGTGGAATGGCGACAAAGAAGAGACCTTTAGCCAAAATTTACATTCGTCACTTTAAAAATATTGAATTTCATGTGGATTTTTAACTTGCGCCGTACTTAATAGGCTTTTTTATTAGTTGATTAGCCAATAAAAAGGGTCAGTGTTCACTGACCCTTATAAGTTAATGCAACTGGCCTAGGCCGCGACTGTTTTTGCTTGCTCCGAGGCAATCCACTGCAGGATTTTTTGCTCCATCAGATCTAATGGCAGGGCGCCATTCTCGAGCAATCTGTCGTGGAACACTTTGATATCGAATTTATCGCCTAACGCTTGTTTGGCTTTTTCACGCAGTTCAATAATCTTAAGTTCACCTAATTTATAGCCCAGAGCCTGACCCGGCCACACTACATAACGATCAACGCCTCCAGCCGCTGCCGATGCATGAATGCCTTCGGTTGCCACTACATAATCGATAGCTTGCTCACGGCTCCAACCAAGCGCATGCATACCCGTATCTACCACCAGACGCACGGCGCGGTGCAGTTCTGCCTGTAAGCGCCCCAGATTATTAATAGGGTTATCGGCGTACATGCCCATCTCCGCCGCTAGGCGCTCGGCATACAATCCCCAACCTTCGCCCGCCGCGTTAGAGTAAAAAATAGTGCTCATTAGCGGCAGGGTGTCCGACAGGCCGATAATGGTCTGCAGGTGATGACCTGGATTCGTTTCGTGGTAGGTCAAGGTTTGCAGCGAATATGAAGGCAGTGCCTCCATATCGTAGAGGCTGATCCAGAAGGTGCCCTTACGCGAGCCATCCTGAGACGGTGCATCGTAATAAGCACCACTAACCGCTGCCGCGCGGCTTTCAGGCACGACTTCTACGGCCACATCCTGATCGGGCAGGTGACCGAACCATTCCGGCAGCTTGGCATTGACCTTCGTCAGATAGCCTTGGATATCGGCCATTAACTGCTGTTTGCCATCATTAGAATCGGCATAAAGATACTTTGGATCCTTGAGCAGCACTTGCATCCGCTCGCCTACGGTACCGTCTTGATAGCCCACCTCTTTGAGTAAGCCGTCCATTTCCTCAGTGATACGGGCGACTTCATCTAGACCCAGTTGATGAATTTCCTGCGGGGTTTTATCCGAATTACCCAGGTGTTTAATTAGCGCTTTATAGAGCTTGGCACCCTGAGGTAAATGGCCGATGCCAGCATCGTGTTTCGCCTTAATGCGCACGCTTTGCAGGGATGAGATTAATTGGCGCGTGGCGGTGAAGTACTTGCGCTCCACTAAATCGGTCGCAGTGGTGACGAGCGCTTCGCTATCGGGCACTTTAGCTGCCTCGAGCTTGTCCCTAAAAGTGGTCACAAGCGGGTGCTCGCTTGCCTTGCTGACTAACTGTTGCTGCAGGCCTGCGATGGTTTTATCGATGATGAAATCGGGGGGAATAATCCCTATTTGCACATCCTGCGAAAGTTTATCAATCACAGTCCCCATAGCAGCGGGGTACATGCTTAGGCGAGTGATATAGGCCTTAGCTTCTGCTGGGGTCGTGACCGCAAATTTATCTTCCATATAGCCTGGGAACTCAGTGTGTAGACCCGTTAGGTGGTTGACCGAGTAGGGCAAAAACCAGCTGCCATACTCGCCCAGCATAGTGCCGTAGGCGACGGCATCACCCGGCAGTAATGCGCCCGCCATTTCTGACTTAATAGCGTTTAAGCTGATTTGCTCCGAGGGCGTTAGCTTGCTGGCGTCGATGGCATTGATGTCTTTCAGGAGGGCTCTAAAGGCTTTGCGGCGACGATTTTCACCCGATGGGCTGTAATCGGTCAGCTTTGATAAAATGTCTTTACCCGCATCGGCCTCCGCAACGCCGTAGTAAGTGGCGATTTCGGGTCTTAGGGCAAAATAGCGTTGAGTCAGCGGGAGTAATTGCTCTTTAAGGCTGGCCGCTTGTGTAGCGCCTTGTTCTGTTTGCCCTGTTGCTTGTTGTGTTTGAGCTTGGTTCTGGCTCTCGCTCGGATCGCTACAACCTGTGACCAACAAACCAATCATCAATCCATTTATTATTCTTTTCATAAGGTTACTCATACCTTTGGGGTTTTAGCGCACTTTTGCTACTGAGCTAAAACCTTAACATCTTGACCAAATCAGCCGTTATCAGCCTTAAAGTGAAGGGGTATCCTAGCAGTTTATGGCGTTCATAAACCAAGGTTTTTGGATTTAATTTAGGTATATGAGAAGGCTATTCGTACTTTTGTTATAACAGAGGGTGAGCATAAATTGGTAAAACAAGAGGATGAGCAGTGAGAAATCGCTGCCGATTGATAAGCGTAAAACAAAAGGCCAGCCAATACTGACCTTTTAGTATTTTTGTTAGTAAGTACACACTACTAGCTTGAGGGTTTGTTATTGATGCACTAACTTGCCGTTTTTCACCACATCCTTGCAGGGGTTGACGCCATAGCTGTAGGCGAGCTGTGCAGGGGTTGATATGTCCCATAGACAGAAATCCGCCTGCTTGCCGACTACTAAACTGCCGACCGTTTCTTCTATCCCTAGTGCCTTCGCCGCATTTAGGGTGAGCCCTGTTAGCGCCTCTTCAGGGGTCAGGCGGAATAGGGTACAACCCATATTCAGCATTAGCAGGGTTGAGCAAATCGGTGACGAGCCGGGGTTAAAGTCACTCGCCAGCACCATAGGCACCTTGTATTGACGTAATAAGTCGATTGGCGGCTTTTGGCTTTCCCGCAGGAAATAAAATGCCCCTGGCAGCAGCACGGCACAGGTACCGCTTTCGCTTAAGGCTTTAACGCCTTCTTCATCCAAATATTCGATATGATCCACAGACTTAGCGCCAAGACGAGCGGCGAGGGCAGAGCCCCCCATATTCGATAACTGTTCGGCATGGAGTTTGACTTCTAATCCAGCGGCCTTTGCGGCACTTAACACCCGCTCGGTTTGATCGAGGTTAAAGGCAATATTTTCGCAGAACACATCCACCGCATCGGCGAGGTTTTCTTCGATGACCGCTGGCAGCATCTTATTGATAATTAAGTCGACATAGCCGTCGCTATTGTCTTTGTACTCGGGCGGAATCGCATGTGCACCAAGGAAGGTGGTTTTCACATCAATGGGGTGGTGCTCACCTAATTCGCGAGCGACACGCAGGATTTTCACTTCAGTTTCAGTATCTAAGCCGTAGCCAGACTTAATCTCTACCGTAGTGACGCCTTCTTTCAGCAGGGCATTTAAGCGCTGACGACCAAGGTCGAAGAGTTCGGTGACATCCGCTTCGCGGCAGGCCTTAACCGTTGAAATAATGCCGCCGCCGGCACGGGCGAGTTCTTCATAGGTGGCACCTTGAAGGCGCAGTTCAAATTCATTGGCGCGGTTTCCCGCAAACACTAAGTGGGTGTGAGCATCGATAAGGCCTGGAGTGATCCAACCGCCCTTGCCCCTGTAAACCGGAATGGACAACACATCGAAGGGGGGCAGCTCGCTACGAGGACCGAGCCAGGCAATTTTACCGTCTTTTACTGCAATGGCTGCATCGGTAATTGCACCGTAAGGTGCTGATATAGAAGGGTCCAAAGTCGCTAAATTAACGTCTATCCAAACATGATCCCAAGACATCTGTATCCCTCGCTGCGTCGGCTTTTAGCCCCGCGAACTCTTAATAATCGAAAGTTTTGTTAGCTAGCTTGTATTTACTTGTATATACAAGTTACGATTGTAGCGGTAATTTCACATGTTTAAAAGAGCGTTAACATTTTTGGTCTTGCCTTCGGAAACTGTTAGGCATTTTGAGGAAGCGTTTTGGTGACACCAAAATTTTTGGAAATTAAGCAGCACATCATCGCCTGCATCGAGTCGGGGGAGTGGGAAGAACATGCCCGCGTGCCCTCCGAAAATCAGCTGGCGGAGTTGTTCGTCTGCAGCCGGATGACCGCAAGACGCGCGTTAACCGAGCTGACGGATGCGGGCGTGCTTGAGCGAGCTCAGGGACTGGGCACCTTTGTGGCTGGACGCAAGTCGCAGTCTTCAATGCTCGCGATTCGCAATATCGCCGATGAGATTAAGGACCGTGGCCATGGTTACAGTGTGAAGCAAATGATGCTGCAGGAGGTGAATGCCTCTGCACCGATTGCGATTGCCTTGGGCATTGAGCTTGGCAGTCCTGTGTACCATTCGGTGTTAGTGCATTGTGAGCAGGGCGTGCCGCTACAGGTTGAGGAGCGTTTTGTGAACCCGACCTTTGCGCCTGATTATCTGTTTCAAGATTTTAGTGCGCAGACGCCCCATGAGTATCTGTCTCAGGTGGCGCCGTTAACCGAGGCGCACCACACCATAGAGGCAATTGTTGCGACCAGCGAGTTACAGCAACGGCTGTCGATTCCATCGACTGAGCCCTGCCTACAGATTTTGCGCCGCACTTGGTCACGCCAAGGGGTGGTGAGTTTTGCCAAATTAGTACACCCAGGTAGCCGCTTCAAACTCGGCGGCCACCTAACAATTAGCAAGTAAAAGTTCTTAAAAACAAAGCGTCATCCGTTAAAGGCTTAACCCTTTAACACGCCATCCAAAGATGGAAAACACAATAAAAACAATAGCACTTACCCATTTTGATGGATAAGCCCAGAGGTTGAAGAGGAAACTATTCATGGATAAGCGTCACGATCCAAGCCGCCGTATTATTGCCCCGCACGGCACGCAATTAAGCTGCAAAAGCTGGTTAACTGAAGCGCCAATGCGCATGTTAATGAACAACCTGCATCCAGATGTGGCCGAGCGCCCAGAAGACCTCGTGGTTTACGGCGGTATCGGCCGTGCAGCCCGTGACTGGGATTGCTATGACAAGATTATTGAAGTACTGCAGCGCCTTGAAGACGACGAAACCTTAATGGTGCAATCGGGCAAGCCTGTGGGCGTATTCCGTACCCACGCGGATGCTCCGCGCGTACTGATCGCTAACTCAAACCTAGTACCACACTGGGCGAACTGGGAACACTTCAACGAGTTAGATAAGCAAGGTCTGGCAATGTATGGCCAGATGACGGCGGGTTCTTGGATTTACATCGGCACCCAAGGTATCGTTCAAGGTACCTACGAGACCTTCGTAGCCGTGGCAAAACAACACTTCGACGGTGTGGCTGCGGGCAAATGGATCCTAACCGGTGGTTTAGGTGGGATGGGTGGCGCGCAAACGCTGGCCGGTACTATGGCGGGCTTCTCGGTTCTGGCTTGTGAAGTGGATGAAACCCGTATCGATTTTCGTCTGCGTACCCGTTATGTGGACAAAAAGGCGACGTCATTAGATGAAGCGTTAAGCATGATCCATGAAGCTAATGCTGCAGGTAAACCTGTATCTGTGGGCCTCTTAGCAAACGCCGCTGATGTGTTTGCAGAATTAGTAAAACGTGGCATTACACCTGACGTTGTCACCGACCAAACCTCTGCCCACGATCCGCTGAACGGCTATTTGCCACAGGGCTGGACGATGGCGCAAGCGGCCGATATGCGTAAAACCGATGAAGCAGCTGTAGTTAACGCGGCTAAAGCCTCTATGGCGGTACAAGTGCAGGCCATGCTGGCATTGCAAGCCGCAGGCGCAGCGACCTTAGACTATGGTAACAACATTCGCCAAATGGCGTTTGAGACCGGCGTTGAGAACGCATTCGATTTCCCAGGCTTCGTACCTGCTTACATTCGTCCACTGTTCTGTGAAGGTATTGGCCCATTCCGTTGGGTGGCACTATCGGGCGATCCAGAGGATATCTACAAGACCGACGCCAAAGTAAAAGAGCTGATCCCAGACAATCCACACCTGCACAACTGGTTAGATATGGCGCGTGAGCGTATTGCCTTCCAAGGTCTGCCAGCGCGTATCTGCTGGGTGGGTTTAAAGGATCGTGCACGTTTAGCCCAAGCATTTAACGAAATGGTGAAAAATGGCGAGCTGTCGGCGCCAATCGTGATTGGTCGTGACCACCTAGACTCAGGCTCAGTTGCCAGCCCTAACCGTGAAACCGAATCTATGATGGACGGTTCAGACGCTGTGTCGGATTGGCCATTACTGAACGCACTGCTGAACACCGCAAGTGGCGCAACTTGGGTGTCGCTGCACCACGGTGGCGGTGTAGGTATGGGCTTTAGCCAACACTCAGGCGTGGTAATCGTGTGTGACGGCACAGAAGCCGCCGCTAAGCGTGTGGGCCGCGTACTGTGGAACGACCCAGCGACTGGCGTAATGCGCCATGCGGATGCGGGTTACGAGATTGCTAAAAACTGTGCAAGCGATCAGGGTCTAGACCTGCCAATGCTGAACGGTTCAAACAAATAATAATAAGCTTCTGGAGTATAGAAGATGAAATCAGTCAATCATTTAGTGTTAACTCCGGGCAGCTTAAGCCTGGCGCAATTGCGTGAAATTAGCCGTCATAAGCTGACGATGGAACTCTCTTCTGAGGCCATCAGTGAAATCAATTCCAGCGCGCAAATCGTGCAAAAGGTATTGGATGAAGGCCGCACCGTTTACGGTATCAACACAGGTTTTGGTCTGCTGGCCAACACGAAAATTGCCCCAGAAGATCTGCAACTGCTACAGCGCTCAATCGTGTTATCCCACGCTGCAGGCACTGGCCAATATATGCAAGACGCCACAGTGCGCCTGATGATGGTGTTAAAGATCAACTCCTTAAGCCGTGGTTTCTCGGGTATCCGTTTAGAAGTCATCAACTTCCTCATCAGCCTAGTGAATGCCGAAGTTTACCCCTGTGTCCCTGAAAAGGGCTCTGTGGGTGCATCGGGCGACTTAGCGCCACTGGCACATATGTGTCTGCCATTATTGGGTGAAGGCGAGATGAGCTACCAAGGTCAGATTATTTCTGCCGCCGAAGGTTTAGAAATCGCCGGTCTTAAGCCAATCGATTTAGCGGCGAAGGAAGGTTTAGCGCTGCTAAACGGTACCCAAGCTTCTACCGCGTTAGCGCTTGAAGGCCTGTTCCATGCTGAAGACTTATTCGCTGCCAGTTCTGTGATTGGTGCGATGAGCGTTGAAGCTGCAATGGGTAGCCGCAGCCCATTCGATCCACGTATCCATGCTGCCCGTGGTCAGAAGGGACAAATTGACTCGGCTATGCTGTTCCGTCACCTACTGGGTGAAGAGTCTGAAATCAGCCTGAGTCACATTGACTGTGAAAAGGTGCAAGACCCTTATTCATTGCGCTGCCAACCACAGGTATTAGGCGCCTGCTTAACCCAAATCCGCCAAGCGGCAGAAGTGTTAGGGACTGAAGCAAACGGCGTAACCGATAACCCATTAGTGTTCCAAGATACTGGCGACATTATCTCAGGCGGTAACTTCCACGCTGAACCTGTTGCTATGGCTGCCGATAACCTTGCTATTGCGATTGCCGAGTTAGGCGCGATTGCAGAGCGCCGTATCGCGCTGCTGATCGATTCAAGCTTATCTAAACTGCCACCTTTCCTTGTGAAGAACGGCGGCGTGAACTCGGGCTTTATGATTGCTCAAGTGACAGCGGCAGCACTGGCCTCTGAGAACAAAACCTACGCGCACCCTGCGTCGGTCGACAGCTTGCCAACATCGGCAAACCAAGAAGACCACGTGTCTATGGCGACTTTCGCTGCCCGTCGTTTACGCGATATGAGCGAAAACACCCGTGGCGTGTTAGCGGTTGAATTACTGGCTGCGGCGCAGGGCTTAGATTTTCGCGCGCCATTAATGCCAAGTGCTGCGGTTGCACAGGCTAAGGCTGAGCTGCGTGAAGTGGTTGCCTATTACGATAAAGACAGATATTTCGCACCGGATATTGATGCGGCGACGGATCTTCTGTTTAGCGCAAGCTTCAATGCTTACCTGCCAGCGGGCATTTTGCCCAGCTTTTAATTTGTCTGAATGGGCGCTTAAACCTAGCGCTTAAAATTTGCGCTTAAAATTTGCGCTTAAAAAATAGAGTGTAAAAATTAAGGCACAAACCCTAACTAGGATTTGTGCCTTTTCTTTTGGCAATAGATTAGCTTAATGAGTTGGCAAATTAAGATTGTGCACTTTGAGAAGGACTCAATCTAACGGATTAAGGCTAACTCAGCTCAAGGCAAGTGTATCGCCGCGCCGGATTTTATCGCCTGCTGAGTCAGCTTAAGCACTTGTTCCTCGGCGTTTTTAACTAGCTTATCGTGCACTTTACTTAATTCATCCATTTGTAGACTTAACTCATCCATTTGCTTACTGAGCAAGTCTATCTCTAGGCTATGTTTTTCTATTGCGGCTTCTGCAGTGGGGTTTTCCTTGTTCTGGGACATATTGCGCATCATGATCTCGGTTTGAGCCTGAATCGCATCACCTTTTCGCTGCATCTGCGCGCCTAACTGCTCCATTTTATCGCCCTGTTCCTGCATGGGTTTTAATACGGCTTGAAGCTGCTCGACAAGGCTAGGGTCGGTAATGGCGTAGGACTGATTTTCCATGCGAACCCAAAAGTAATTGGCATTATATGGGTTGCCTTGTTTTTTGATGCGAGTCCAGTCATCGCTGTTGCCTGAGCCTACATGCATGCCGCCTGTTTGTGGTACATAAATCCAAGCTAAATCCGGTTGATTATGGCTGTTAACCGAGATGCTGGTATCGCTTTGGGCGATAACTTGAGAACCTGCCCAAAGTCCCGCTGGGACAAGCGCCAGCAGTAACAGCTTGTGTAGATTCTTGCGTAGATTGTAGGTTGAGGTGTTCATTTGGCTTCCTTGGATAATGGGCAGAATATGCCGATTGCTGCTGCAAAGGTTCATTAGGCAGAAAATGTGCCAAATGTTTAATTAAACATAATCAATAATATATGCATAGGTGTCCGCGCTTTTACTGGCCGAAGGACTTAAGTGTCCGCCCGAGTGTCCGTTTGGTCGGACACATAGATAGTGCAAGTTACTCGTTAGTTGCCGATTTACACTATTTAGATGGGGTGTCGCTCTATACTCAGTAAACCTATTAGTTGCAGAAAACTATCTAATCTCTTTTTAAGAATCACAGGGAGTGAAACATGAAGATAACGACCAAAATAGATGCACTGATAGCGTCTTTTGCACTGCTGTGCGGTGCAGCTATGGCCAAAGATGCGCCATCGTTCGATTGCACAAAAGTGGCTGCGGAAACTATTGAGGCGCTTGTCTGCCAAGATGAGGGGTTAAGTCAATTCGATAAGCAGTTGTCCGAGGTTTACCAAAGCGCCAGTGACAAGGCTAAAAATGAGCAACCGCCGATCCTCAAGGCGATGCAACGCGGCTGGGTGAAGGGGCGTAACGAGTGTTGGAAGAGTGAGGATAAACGTGCCTGTGTGGCTAGCAGTTATCAAACACGGATTGCCGAATTACAGGCGCAATATCGACTAGTCGATATGAAAGGCCCTTTATTTTATGTCTGTAATGCAAATCCTGCGAATGAGGTCGCGGTCAGTTATTTTAAAACTGAGCCTGCTACCCTAATCGCCGAATATGGCGATCAAACGTCGTTAATGTTTGTTCAACCCAGTGGCAGCGGGGCTAAGTATCAGGGAAGAAATGAAAGCTTTTGGGAGCATCAGGGGGAGGCTAAGATCGTTTGGGGATATGGTGCAGCGGCAATGAGTTGCAAATTGAAGGCGCAATAAATGCGCGACGAGTTTTCGCTGACTCGAGTATTGGTCATCGCCTTAGATTATGATGACGCCATTGCGTTTTGTTTCACTGAGGGGGCGAAAGAAGCTGCCCCTCGGCTTAAGGTCGCTCAGCGGGAGTTGATTTCGGTGATTTTGAGGCTCAATAGCTGTTTTTGCCATTGGGACCTATCTATGCCTTCGACCCAAATCACTGCGCTGTTGCGTTGCTCACCTTTGCGAAGGTAAGTTTCGGGCATGCGGAAAATCGCTTCCCATACATCGAGCTTTTCGGTTTTCAGCAGGGTGCCGTTGTCGGCAAAGAAGCTGGTTTCCACTTTAACTAAGGTGACGTGTTTGCTGCTGTTACTGCTCAGTTCGAAGGTCAGGCCGAGCTTATCACCCTTCCACTGGCTTTGTTTAAAGCTGACTTTTATATCTTCCTTAGCAGTAGTGCCGAGGATGTCAGGGGTGGTCATCACATCCTGAGTCAATGTAGTTATTGCTGTTGGGGCTGCGCTTGAGGCTAGGTTAGGCGCCGAGTTTGTGGTTGGGGTTACAGTTGGGTTTATGGCTGTGGTTTGCGTTGTAGCGGTTGCAGCTTCTGGCGCACGCTTAGTCTCGGTGATGATATATTCCCAGGTAAAGTCATCCTTGAGTCTGACCTTAGTGCCATTTTCTAGGGTGAGGGTGGCGACATCGGCCGCCCACACTGGGGATGATAATATCAGTGCGTATAAGACGTGAAATAGGTTAAGACGAAATCCGCGAATCATGTTGTCTTCTCCGTTATCCCTCTTGTTTGGGATATCTTAATGTAATAAAGAGTGAGTCTGGCCAAGGATACCTACAGACCTTTTATGCAAATCACATTGATTTACCTAAAATAGAGCACATACA
This genomic window contains:
- a CDS encoding DUF3157 family protein, whose protein sequence is MIRGFRLNLFHVLYALILSSPVWAADVATLTLENGTKVRLKDDFTWEYIITETKRAPEAATATTQTTAINPTVTPTTNSAPNLASSAAPTAITTLTQDVMTTPDILGTTAKEDIKVSFKQSQWKGDKLGLTFELSSNSSKHVTLVKVETSFFADNGTLLKTEKLDVWEAIFRMPETYLRKGEQRNSAVIWVEGIDRSQWQKQLLSLKITEINSR
- a CDS encoding MliC family protein; this encodes MKITTKIDALIASFALLCGAAMAKDAPSFDCTKVAAETIEALVCQDEGLSQFDKQLSEVYQSASDKAKNEQPPILKAMQRGWVKGRNECWKSEDKRACVASSYQTRIAELQAQYRLVDMKGPLFYVCNANPANEVAVSYFKTEPATLIAEYGDQTSLMFVQPSGSGAKYQGRNESFWEHQGEAKIVWGYGAAAMSCKLKAQ
- the hutU gene encoding urocanate hydratase, which translates into the protein MDKRHDPSRRIIAPHGTQLSCKSWLTEAPMRMLMNNLHPDVAERPEDLVVYGGIGRAARDWDCYDKIIEVLQRLEDDETLMVQSGKPVGVFRTHADAPRVLIANSNLVPHWANWEHFNELDKQGLAMYGQMTAGSWIYIGTQGIVQGTYETFVAVAKQHFDGVAAGKWILTGGLGGMGGAQTLAGTMAGFSVLACEVDETRIDFRLRTRYVDKKATSLDEALSMIHEANAAGKPVSVGLLANAADVFAELVKRGITPDVVTDQTSAHDPLNGYLPQGWTMAQAADMRKTDEAAVVNAAKASMAVQVQAMLALQAAGAATLDYGNNIRQMAFETGVENAFDFPGFVPAYIRPLFCEGIGPFRWVALSGDPEDIYKTDAKVKELIPDNPHLHNWLDMARERIAFQGLPARICWVGLKDRARLAQAFNEMVKNGELSAPIVIGRDHLDSGSVASPNRETESMMDGSDAVSDWPLLNALLNTASGATWVSLHHGGGVGMGFSQHSGVVIVCDGTEAAAKRVGRVLWNDPATGVMRHADAGYEIAKNCASDQGLDLPMLNGSNK
- the hutH gene encoding histidine ammonia-lyase; translation: MKSVNHLVLTPGSLSLAQLREISRHKLTMELSSEAISEINSSAQIVQKVLDEGRTVYGINTGFGLLANTKIAPEDLQLLQRSIVLSHAAGTGQYMQDATVRLMMVLKINSLSRGFSGIRLEVINFLISLVNAEVYPCVPEKGSVGASGDLAPLAHMCLPLLGEGEMSYQGQIISAAEGLEIAGLKPIDLAAKEGLALLNGTQASTALALEGLFHAEDLFAASSVIGAMSVEAAMGSRSPFDPRIHAARGQKGQIDSAMLFRHLLGEESEISLSHIDCEKVQDPYSLRCQPQVLGACLTQIRQAAEVLGTEANGVTDNPLVFQDTGDIISGGNFHAEPVAMAADNLAIAIAELGAIAERRIALLIDSSLSKLPPFLVKNGGVNSGFMIAQVTAAALASENKTYAHPASVDSLPTSANQEDHVSMATFAARRLRDMSENTRGVLAVELLAAAQGLDFRAPLMPSAAVAQAKAELREVVAYYDKDRYFAPDIDAATDLLFSASFNAYLPAGILPSF
- the hutC gene encoding histidine utilization repressor; its protein translation is MVTPKFLEIKQHIIACIESGEWEEHARVPSENQLAELFVCSRMTARRALTELTDAGVLERAQGLGTFVAGRKSQSSMLAIRNIADEIKDRGHGYSVKQMMLQEVNASAPIAIALGIELGSPVYHSVLVHCEQGVPLQVEERFVNPTFAPDYLFQDFSAQTPHEYLSQVAPLTEAHHTIEAIVATSELQQRLSIPSTEPCLQILRRTWSRQGVVSFAKLVHPGSRFKLGGHLTISK